A stretch of DNA from Microbacterium sp. LWS13-1.2:
GCAACCGTGGTGCCGGCGCTCAGCCCCTTCACGGCGACGACGGGGATGTCGCGGACGCTCGCCTTGACCACGTCGTCCGCGGTCGAGAGCTGCTCGATCTCGTCGGGGGACAGCCCCACGGTGGGGCGGCCGTCCACCACCCCGATGGTCGCCGGCACGACGCCGAACGCGCGCACACGCGCTTCCGCTTCGAGGGCGACGTCCAGGTTCCGCGGGCGGGGAAGCCCGTGCGTGAAGATCGTGGACTCGAGCGCGAGAACCGGCTCACCGGCCGCGATAGCCTCCCGGACCTCTGCGGCGATGAAGAGGGGAGCGGACACGGGCATCCTTTCGATCCGGACCAGCTGCGGACCCGGACAAGGTCACAGTACCGATCTGACGCCGCGACTCGCCGAGACGTTCTGTTCGACATCGCGCCGGAAGCGGTCAGCGCCGACGACGCGGCGCGCGGGGCGGCACCAGCCCGAGCCGGATACGGGTGCGCTTGCGCTCGATCACGATGAACGTGCCGCCGAGGAGCCACAGCGGCACCTGCATCAGGAAGGCGATCCGGAAGGCGTCGAGGTTATAGGTCGCCGGCGTGCCGGCGCCCTGCAGGTCGAGCGCGAGGCCGATGAGCAGGATCGCCAGCAGTGCGGCGAGGAAGCCGCCCGCGTTCGTCACACCTGTGGCGGTGCTGAGGCGATGCGATGGGTTGTGGGTGCGCGCGTGGTCGAACGCGATCATGGAGGCGGGTCCGCCGGTCGCCAACGCGACCGCCAAGGCGAGCAGCAGCCAGAGCGGCGCCGGTCCCGGATACGCGATCACCGCGAGCCAGGCGACGGCCTGCACGGCCACCGTCGGCAGCACGAGGGCGCGCGAGCGCAGGTGCGGCACTCGGCGCGAGATCTCACCCATGATCGGTCCCAGCGCCATGCCCACCACGACGTACAGCGACATGATCGAGGCGGCCTCTGCCGTCGTGCGCCCTTCGCCCGCGGTGAGGAACGGCATGCCCCACAGCAGCACGAACGCGGTGCCGGCGAACGGAGTCGTGAAGTGCGACCAGAACGCGAGTCGCGTGCCCGGGTGAGCCCAGGCGGCACGGATGCCGACCCCGGTGTCGACGGACGATGTCACGACCCGTATCGCACCGGTGTCGGTGTCGACCGACACGTCCTCGTCGCGGTCGGGTGGGTGATTGCGGATGAGGAGGAACACGAGGATCGCGAACAGCACGCCGAGACCGGCGATGCTGCCGAACGTGATCGTCCACGACGTGGCGTGCAGCAGCGCGGCGAGGGGGATCAGCGCGACCAGCTGGCCGGACTGCCCGACGATGCCGGTGAGCTGCACCATGATGGGTCCTCGCTGGGCGGGGAACCAGGTGGCGATGAGACGCAGCACGCCAGGGAAGATCGCGGCGTCGCCGGCGCCCAGCAGCATGCGCGCCAGGATCGCGACCCCGACGCTGGGGGAGATGGCCATGGTGAGCTGGCCCACCGCCATCAGCAGCATCCCCACCGTCATTATCGGGCGCGCGCCATAACGGTCCAGCAGCACCCCGATGGGGATCTGCATGCCGCCGTAGACCGCCAGCTGCACGACAGCGAACAGTGACAGGGTGGCCGCGTCGGCGTCGAAGCGGGCGGCCGCGTCGACGCCGACCGCGCTCAGTGACGAGCGGTTGGTGATCGCGAGGACGTACGCGGCGACCCCGACCGTCCAGATCGCCCAGGCTCGCAGTCCCGGCCCCGTCGCTCGGGGACGGGACAGACTGTGCACCATTCCACAGTAGTCACCGCCGTGGATGCCGCGATCGAGACCGAGCGGCTCGGACAGCGCACGCGGAACCGCTGTCACACCAGGGGACGCATCCGTCGTCTGTCAACCCCCTCTTCCGTCACGCGCCGATGCGCCAGCGTGGGGGGTGGGACAACGCGTCCCGAGCTAGGGGAGGGCTGATCGCCGCGCCCCGGAAAGGACACCTCGCATGAGTATCGGAGCAGGCATCGCCCTCTTCGCCATCGGCGCGATCCTCGCGTTCGCGGTGAACGTCGAAGTCGAGTGGGTGAATCTCGACATGATCGGCTACATCCTCATGGGTGCCGGAGCCGTCATCTTCATCGTCGGCATCGTTCTGCTGGCCCGCCGCCGCCGGTCGGACTCCGTCACGCACACGGCGGTCGACCCGACCGTCAACGAGCGTGTGACCCGCCAGAGCACGAGCACGACGGACGACGCAGCCGGACTCTGACGGACACGCCTGACCGCGGGCGCGATGGCGCGCCCGCGGTCAGTGCTGTCCGGCCCCCGCGCCGGGTGGGACTGGCTCCAGCTGTGCCCGGAGGCCCTCTATCCCGTGAAGCTCGACAGCGGCGCCCAGGCGCTCGGTGTGGTCCGACCGAACGGACTCCCATCGCTCGCGCGACATGACATAGCGATTGTGAACGACGGCGGCGCCTTCACGGGCCACGTGGAACGCGCCATCCCGGTCGTAACCCACACGCTTGGAGACCGCGTTCGAGGCACCGTTGTCTACGAACGCCCCCGACATCGCCTCGCGCGCATCGAGCCCCTCGAAGGCCAGGTGCAGCGCCAGCATCCGCATCCGGGTGCCGATGCCGCGTCCCTGGTGGGCGCGGCCGAGCCACGATCCCGTCGTGACG
This window harbors:
- a CDS encoding MFS transporter, which codes for MHSLSRPRATGPGLRAWAIWTVGVAAYVLAITNRSSLSAVGVDAAARFDADAATLSLFAVVQLAVYGGMQIPIGVLLDRYGARPIMTVGMLLMAVGQLTMAISPSVGVAILARMLLGAGDAAIFPGVLRLIATWFPAQRGPIMVQLTGIVGQSGQLVALIPLAALLHATSWTITFGSIAGLGVLFAILVFLLIRNHPPDRDEDVSVDTDTGAIRVVTSSVDTGVGIRAAWAHPGTRLAFWSHFTTPFAGTAFVLLWGMPFLTAGEGRTTAEAASIMSLYVVVGMALGPIMGEISRRVPHLRSRALVLPTVAVQAVAWLAVIAYPGPAPLWLLLALAVALATGGPASMIAFDHARTHNPSHRLSTATGVTNAGGFLAALLAILLIGLALDLQGAGTPATYNLDAFRIAFLMQVPLWLLGGTFIVIERKRTRIRLGLVPPRAPRRRR
- a CDS encoding DUF6458 family protein, producing MSIGAGIALFAIGAILAFAVNVEVEWVNLDMIGYILMGAGAVIFIVGIVLLARRRRSDSVTHTAVDPTVNERVTRQSTSTTDDAAGL
- a CDS encoding GNAT family protein → MPHPDILTRLWPASAVRVSAGDLELRWIDDDLLLELADLAGRGIHDPEAMPFEHPWSRGSADEIARSVLAYQWGIRNRISPEAFVLELAVLHGGVPVGIQGLTAQDWPVLRSVTTGSWLGRAHQGRGIGTRMRMLALHLAFEGLDAREAMSGAFVDNGASNAVSKRVGYDRDGAFHVAREGAAVVHNRYVMSRERWESVRSDHTERLGAAVELHGIEGLRAQLEPVPPGAGAGQH